One window from the genome of Lathamus discolor isolate bLatDis1 chromosome 24, bLatDis1.hap1, whole genome shotgun sequence encodes:
- the LOC136003850 gene encoding feather beta keratin-like, which yields MSSGGQLVSSGCSSPCDVTCPEPCANSWSSQPCVASCGDSRAVVYAPPVVITFPGPILSSCPQESIVGSSFPSSIGSSFGMGGSYGGGSSFGSGGSYGGSRSFGRGGRSFGSSSYGGGFGGSCGGGSSYGGGSFGGGRSFGGGSCQSGGSYRRFGGGSCGSGYF from the exons ATGTCTTCAGGAGGACAGCTTGTGAGCAGTGGTTGCTCCTCACCCTGTGATGTGACCTGCCCAGAGCCATGTGCCAACTCCTGGAGCAGCCAGCCCTGCGTCGCCTCCTGTGGGGACTCCCGTGCCGTGGTCTACGCACCACCCGTGGTCATCACCTTCCCaggccccatcctcagctcctgccCTCAGGAGAGCATCGTGGGCAGCTCCTTCCCATCTTCCAT TGGCAGTTCCTTTGGAATGGGGGGCTCGTATGGAGGGGGTAGTTCATTTGGCTCTGGGGGCTCCTATGGAGGAAGCAGGTCATTTGGCAGAGGTGGGAGATCCTTTGGCTCCAGCTCCTATGGTGGGGGCTTTGGGGGCTCCtgtggaggaggcagctcctaTGGTGGGGGCTCCTTTGGAGGTGGCCGTTCCTTTGGTGGGGGCAGCTGTCAGAGCGGTGGGAGCTACAGGAGGTTTGGTGGGGGAAGCTGTGGCTCCGGTTACTTCTGA